Genomic window (Thomasclavelia spiroformis DSM 1552):
CCATTGTTCCTGGTTCAATTAGTTCAACCGCTTTTTTAGCAATGATTCTTTTTTCTGGAGAGTGTATTTTTAAACGTTCGTTTACATTAATTGTATGTAAATTTTCACGTACTTGAATTGCTCCACCATGAATTCTTTTTAATAGCCCAGCTTTTTCTAATGTGGTTAAATCTTTTCGAATACAATCTTCAGTAACATTAAAAGCCTGACTTAATTCCTTAACAATTACTTGCCCTTCTAAGTTGAGTTTTGCAAGTATTTGATTGTGGCGTTCTTGTTGTAGCATAATTTCCACCCTTTCTTTATTTTATAAATGTTACAACATTACCAGTTCTTTTAGTTATTGTTCGATTTAATTTTTCAACATAGCCAACACTTAATGAACCACAAACTATTTCATCATCTAATAACCCTAATGTTTTTAAGTACTCATTAATTCTGGGATTTTCATCTAACCAGCGTAATTGATTGATCCAGCAGCTTCCAAGTTCTAATTCATTTGCCTCTAACATCATATTTTCAAGTGCACAAGAACAATCAGCCATAGCATTTCCATAACCTTTTTTATTAGCCACGATAATAAATAACGGTGCATTATAATGAAATACATAATTGCCTTTTTTAGCATTATTAATCGAATTTATTATTGATTGATACATTCCATCAACAATTTCCATTTTACTAAATTCTTCTTGCACAAGATTTTTTAATTTCATTAAAACTTCTTTATTAGTAATAACAATAAAATGACATGTTTGATTATTATTACCACTTGGTGCATATCTTCCCGCTTCAATAATCTTTTCAATTTTTTTATCTTCAACAATTTGATCACTAAATTTACGATGACTTCTTCTTGTTTTAATACATTCCAATATTTCCATAACTATCTCCTTTTTAATTACATATCTAATAATGAAGTACCATACGAATTATCGATTGCACATAACCATTTACCATTTATTTTACGATAAACATACGTTGCTTTTCTTTCCATTGCATACTCAGATGTTTCTTTATTACTTGCATCCAACAACGTTTTTGATAACACCAAAATAGTATCTGACGTTTCAAGCATTATCATCTTTCCTTGAGTAGGCACAACACTATTTTTAAAATATGCTGCAATCTTTATAAATGCCTCTTTGATTGCCTTTTTACCTTGTACTTCTAATCCCGGTTTAACAACTAAAATAGCATCATCCATATAAAATTCCATTAAATCATCAAAACGTTCTTCTTTAATCGCTAAATCTGCTTGATTAATTAAATCTAAAACTGTTTCATTCATATTAAACTCTCCTTTATTTAATTTTATATTTTCCAAAAGCTTTTTCTTCATCAAGATGTACATCTTTAAAAAAGATAATTAACCATACAATAAATGCAATGATAGCAAAAAACTGCGAAATAAAATTAGCCAATATTGCCCCAACAGCAAAAATCAATCCCCAAATTAAAAAAGCATTTCTTTGATCTTTACTCATCTTTTTTTGATCATACATTTCTCTTTGGTCTTTAGACATACTGTTAAATCCACTAATTAAAATCGCTGCTTTATCTTTTAATATTGTAAAAATTAATGCAAAGATTAAAAAAAGCAAACAACAACATATACATACAATAAAACCGATATTCATTTTCTGCCTCACTTATAAATTATACATAACCTAATTATATTAAATATAGTGTCTATTTTAAAGTATTTAAACCTGATAAAAATAACTCTTTTTTATCTATATTTATTGAATTTGTATCATATCACTTTTGTCTAAATTATTTAACAAGCCGCAAAATTTAGATAATTATCACCTACTATTAAGTCATTTTTAATTGCATTAGTAATATAATTTACAACTTATCTAAAACATAAAAACAAAAAATATAATGAAAATATTTTCCTTATTAATTTTCTCCTCCATCAACCAGAAGCAATTATAGCTAATTAACCATAAATAATTTTGATATAAAATCTTTATTATCGTCAATTATTGTTGATTTTAATAAAAAA
Coding sequences:
- a CDS encoding nitroreductase, with the protein product MEILECIKTRRSHRKFSDQIVEDKKIEKIIEAGRYAPSGNNNQTCHFIVITNKEVLMKLKNLVQEEFSKMEIVDGMYQSIINSINNAKKGNYVFHYNAPLFIIVANKKGYGNAMADCSCALENMMLEANELELGSCWINQLRWLDENPRINEYLKTLGLLDDEIVCGSLSVGYVEKLNRTITKRTGNVVTFIK
- a CDS encoding YybH family protein, whose product is MNETVLDLINQADLAIKEERFDDLMEFYMDDAILVVKPGLEVQGKKAIKEAFIKIAAYFKNSVVPTQGKMIMLETSDTILVLSKTLLDASNKETSEYAMERKATYVYRKINGKWLCAIDNSYGTSLLDM
- a CDS encoding DUF3784 domain-containing protein → MNIGFIVCICCCLLFLIFALIFTILKDKAAILISGFNSMSKDQREMYDQKKMSKDQRNAFLIWGLIFAVGAILANFISQFFAIIAFIVWLIIFFKDVHLDEEKAFGKYKIK